Proteins from a genomic interval of Stenotrophomonas maltophilia R551-3:
- a CDS encoding endonuclease/exonuclease/phosphatase family protein: MLLRFHRPALCALLALALPAVAWAATPAPLKVMSFNVRTPADTEPGKRWPDRRDAMVKVILDAHPAVIGTQELVKEQADYLSEHLPGYRWFGEGRRGGSGDEHMGVFYDSKVLTIEESGNFWLSDTPDVPGSISWGNLYPRMVTWAVFRRLDDDRRFYFMDTHLPYRDEDEPRRVKGAELIGKRLASLPADLPVVLTGDFNSEPGGDTYKAFSRVLQDTRPQVKAPQGPRLTFHDFTGKATSQLDWVLVRGFHARSFLTDDRRIDGVLPSDHFPLVVELDWPAR; this comes from the coding sequence ATGTTGTTGCGTTTCCATCGCCCTGCGCTGTGTGCGCTGCTGGCACTAGCTCTGCCTGCCGTCGCCTGGGCTGCCACACCTGCGCCACTGAAAGTGATGTCGTTCAATGTCCGCACCCCGGCCGATACCGAGCCCGGCAAACGCTGGCCCGACCGCCGTGATGCGATGGTCAAGGTCATCCTCGATGCACACCCGGCAGTGATCGGCACCCAGGAGCTGGTGAAGGAACAGGCCGACTACCTGTCCGAGCACCTGCCCGGCTACCGCTGGTTCGGCGAAGGCCGCCGTGGTGGCAGCGGCGACGAGCACATGGGCGTGTTCTACGACAGCAAGGTGCTGACCATCGAGGAGTCAGGCAACTTCTGGCTGTCCGATACGCCCGACGTGCCCGGCAGCATCAGCTGGGGCAACCTGTATCCGCGCATGGTCACCTGGGCCGTATTCCGGCGCCTTGATGATGACCGTCGTTTCTACTTCATGGACACCCACCTGCCCTACCGCGACGAAGATGAGCCGCGCCGGGTCAAGGGTGCCGAACTGATCGGCAAACGCCTGGCATCGCTGCCGGCCGACCTGCCGGTGGTGCTGACCGGAGACTTCAACAGCGAGCCCGGCGGGGATACCTACAAAGCGTTCTCCCGCGTGCTGCAGGACACCCGTCCCCAGGTGAAGGCGCCGCAGGGCCCACGCCTGACCTTCCATGACTTCACCGGCAAGGCCACCTCACAGCTGGATTGGGTGCTGGTGCGTGGTTTCCATGCGCGCAGCTTCCTCACCGATGACCGGCGCATCGACGGCGTACTGCCATCCGATCATTTCCCGCTGGTGGTCGAGCTGGACTGGCCAGCGCGCTGA